One genomic region from Fictibacillus marinisediminis encodes:
- the ytxJ gene encoding bacillithiol system redox-active protein YtxJ yields MPLTKISDSEAFKKAISENGRVFVLKNSTTCPISHAAFEEYKKFAEDQSGNLYYLNVQEARPLSNEIAEAYGIKHESPQVLLFENGEVKWNDSHWSITYSALQDKVNQ; encoded by the coding sequence ATGCCATTAACGAAAATTTCAGATTCTGAAGCTTTTAAAAAGGCGATAAGCGAAAATGGGAGAGTGTTTGTACTTAAGAACAGCACAACATGCCCGATCAGTCATGCGGCATTTGAAGAGTACAAAAAATTTGCTGAAGATCAAAGTGGGAACTTATACTACTTGAACGTTCAGGAAGCGCGGCCGCTTTCCAATGAAATTGCCGAGGCTTATGGAATCAAACATGAATCTCCCCAGGTTTTGCTTTTTGAGAATGGTGAGGTAAAATGGAACGATTCCCATTGGTCCATCACCTATTCTGCTCTGCAGGATAAGGTAAATCAATAA
- a CDS encoding YtxH domain-containing protein produces the protein MSNENNNQNINSKDFIIGALVGGIVGAASALLMAPKSGKELRNDINEQAGTIKDKSTEWSAMAKDKSSNIARTVSEQSNQVAGKVKELTTSIRRDLDNWRNKGKDVLDESADAYGEITSQVETEDNRRPNKVTEEELVEHKY, from the coding sequence ATGAGTAACGAAAACAACAACCAAAACATTAACAGTAAAGATTTTATTATTGGTGCTCTTGTGGGTGGAATTGTAGGTGCTGCTTCTGCACTATTGATGGCTCCTAAAAGCGGTAAGGAATTAAGGAATGACATCAATGAGCAGGCAGGCACAATTAAGGATAAGAGCACTGAATGGTCTGCGATGGCGAAAGATAAATCATCCAATATTGCCCGTACCGTTTCCGAACAGTCCAATCAAGTGGCTGGCAAGGTGAAGGAGTTAACGACCAGCATCCGCCGAGACCTTGATAATTGGAGAAATAAAGGCAAAGATGTGTTGGATGAGAGTGCTGATGCATATGGTGAAATTACAAGCCAAGTAGAAACTGAAGATAACCGTCGGCCGAATAAAGTAACTGAAGAAGAACTTGTTGAGCACAAATATTGA